A genome region from Vulpes lagopus strain Blue_001 chromosome 7, ASM1834538v1, whole genome shotgun sequence includes the following:
- the ZNF354C gene encoding zinc finger protein 354C isoform X1, whose product MTPFPLQTYLVSRLHSLDRKTEKERMAVDLLPTEVTESVTFRDVAVLFSHDEWLHLDSAQRTLYREVMLENYGTLVSLGIPFSTPKVIYQLQQGEDPCTVDREVPQDACVGFKTQPEMEALPSTQDISREETFQGIIKKRSVKFGHWDTNFGQTMESESETEQKQQKKPLRQMVASHKNPGIGDVKQISLELGKGFLIDTILVTQQTVPVGRIPNIYYTFGKDFKQNFDLMRCFQIYPGEKPYICNECGKSFNQSLHLIEHQRIHTGEKPYRCSECEKTFSHRSSLLAHQRIHTGEKPYKCNECEKAFSSSSTLIKHLRVHTGEKPYQCKECGKAFSQCSTLTVHQRIHTGEKLYKCTECEKAFNCRAKLQRHQRIHTGEKPYKCSECGKGYSQFASLAEHQRLHTGEQLCKCLECGRTFTRISTLTEHQRIHMDQKPYQCTECGKTFNQYSSFNEHRKIHTGEKLYSCGECGKAFGCKSNLYRHQRIHTGEKPYQCNQCGKAFSQYSFLTEHERIHTGEKLYKCLECGKAYSYRSNLCRHKKVHNKEKLYKWKEYGKPFIYNSSLTQYQRFLRGDKASEV is encoded by the exons GAGTCTGTCACATTCAGGGATGTGGCCGTGCTCTTCAGCCATGATGAGTGGCTGCACCTGGACTCTGCACAGAGAACGTTGTACCGGGAGGTGATGCTGGAGAACTATGGCACCCTGGTCTCACTGG GGATTCCATTCTCAACGCCAAAGGTGATCTACCAGTTGCAGCAAGGAGAAGATCCCTGCACCGTGGACAGGGAAGTCCCTCAAGATGCCTGTGTAG GTTTTAAGACTCAGCCTGAAATGGAAGCCTTGCCTTCCACACAGGACATTTCTAGAGAAGAGACATTTCagggaataataaagaaaaggtCCGTTAAGTTTGGTCACTGGGACACCAATTTTGGACAAACTATGGAATCTGAGAGTGAGACAGAACAGAAGCAACAGAAGAAACCTCTTAGGCAAATGGTGGCCTCCCACAAAAATCCCGGGATTGGAGATGTAAAGCAGATAAGTCTTGAGTTGGGGAAAGGCTTCCTTATAGACACAATTCTTGTTACACAACAGACTGTTCCTGTAGGAAGGATACCcaatatatattacacatttgggaaagattttaaacagaattttgaCCTAATGAGATGCTTCCAGATTTATCCAGGAGAAAAACCTTATAtttgtaatgaatgtgggaaaagcTTCAACCAGAGTCTTCATCTGATTGAACACCAGAGAATTCATACCGGTGAGAAACCCTACAGGTGTAGTGAATGTGAGAAAACCTTTAGCCACAGATCATCCCTTCTGGcccatcagagaattcataccggagagaaaccttacaaatgtaatgaatgtgagAAAGCATTCAGCAGCAGTTCAACCCTGATCAAGCATCTCAGAGtgcacactggagagaaaccctatcagtgcaaggaatgtgggaaagcctttagcCAGTGTTCAACCCTCACTgtacatcagagaattcatactggcgAGAAACTCTATAAATGTACCGAATGTGAGAAGGCCTTCAACTGTAGAGCAAAGCTTCAAAGACACCAAAGAATCCATACAGGGGAGAAACCCTATaaatgcagtgaatgtgggaaaggtTACAGCCAATTTGCCTCCCTGGCTGAACACCAGAGGCTTCATACTGGGGAGCAGCTGTGTAAATGCTTGGAATGTGGAAGAACCTTCACACGCATCTCAACCCTTACTGAACACCAGCGAATTCACATGGACCAGAAACCCTATCAGTGTACTGAGTGTGGGAAAACCTTCAACCAGTATTCTTCCTTCAATGAACATCGTAAAATTCACACCGGGGAAAAGCTTTATAGCTGTGGAGAATGTGGTAAAGCCTTTGGTTGCAAATCCAATCTTTACAGGCaccagagaattcacactggagagaagccctacCAGTGTAATcagtgtgggaaggccttcagcCAGTATTCATTCCTCACTGAGCACGAGAGAATCCATACTGGGGAGAAACTCTACAAGTGTCTGGAGTGCGGGAAGGCCTACAGTTACAGATCAAATCTGTGCAGACACAAAAAAGTTCACAATAAGGAAAAACTCTATAAATGGAAGGAATATGGGAAGCCTTTTATCTATAATTCCTCTCTTACTCAGTATCAGAGATTTCTTAGAGGAGATAAGGCCAGTGAAGTTtaa
- the ZNF354C gene encoding zinc finger protein 354C isoform X2, whose product MAVDLLPTEVTESVTFRDVAVLFSHDEWLHLDSAQRTLYREVMLENYGTLVSLGIPFSTPKVIYQLQQGEDPCTVDREVPQDACVGFKTQPEMEALPSTQDISREETFQGIIKKRSVKFGHWDTNFGQTMESESETEQKQQKKPLRQMVASHKNPGIGDVKQISLELGKGFLIDTILVTQQTVPVGRIPNIYYTFGKDFKQNFDLMRCFQIYPGEKPYICNECGKSFNQSLHLIEHQRIHTGEKPYRCSECEKTFSHRSSLLAHQRIHTGEKPYKCNECEKAFSSSSTLIKHLRVHTGEKPYQCKECGKAFSQCSTLTVHQRIHTGEKLYKCTECEKAFNCRAKLQRHQRIHTGEKPYKCSECGKGYSQFASLAEHQRLHTGEQLCKCLECGRTFTRISTLTEHQRIHMDQKPYQCTECGKTFNQYSSFNEHRKIHTGEKLYSCGECGKAFGCKSNLYRHQRIHTGEKPYQCNQCGKAFSQYSFLTEHERIHTGEKLYKCLECGKAYSYRSNLCRHKKVHNKEKLYKWKEYGKPFIYNSSLTQYQRFLRGDKASEV is encoded by the exons GAGTCTGTCACATTCAGGGATGTGGCCGTGCTCTTCAGCCATGATGAGTGGCTGCACCTGGACTCTGCACAGAGAACGTTGTACCGGGAGGTGATGCTGGAGAACTATGGCACCCTGGTCTCACTGG GGATTCCATTCTCAACGCCAAAGGTGATCTACCAGTTGCAGCAAGGAGAAGATCCCTGCACCGTGGACAGGGAAGTCCCTCAAGATGCCTGTGTAG GTTTTAAGACTCAGCCTGAAATGGAAGCCTTGCCTTCCACACAGGACATTTCTAGAGAAGAGACATTTCagggaataataaagaaaaggtCCGTTAAGTTTGGTCACTGGGACACCAATTTTGGACAAACTATGGAATCTGAGAGTGAGACAGAACAGAAGCAACAGAAGAAACCTCTTAGGCAAATGGTGGCCTCCCACAAAAATCCCGGGATTGGAGATGTAAAGCAGATAAGTCTTGAGTTGGGGAAAGGCTTCCTTATAGACACAATTCTTGTTACACAACAGACTGTTCCTGTAGGAAGGATACCcaatatatattacacatttgggaaagattttaaacagaattttgaCCTAATGAGATGCTTCCAGATTTATCCAGGAGAAAAACCTTATAtttgtaatgaatgtgggaaaagcTTCAACCAGAGTCTTCATCTGATTGAACACCAGAGAATTCATACCGGTGAGAAACCCTACAGGTGTAGTGAATGTGAGAAAACCTTTAGCCACAGATCATCCCTTCTGGcccatcagagaattcataccggagagaaaccttacaaatgtaatgaatgtgagAAAGCATTCAGCAGCAGTTCAACCCTGATCAAGCATCTCAGAGtgcacactggagagaaaccctatcagtgcaaggaatgtgggaaagcctttagcCAGTGTTCAACCCTCACTgtacatcagagaattcatactggcgAGAAACTCTATAAATGTACCGAATGTGAGAAGGCCTTCAACTGTAGAGCAAAGCTTCAAAGACACCAAAGAATCCATACAGGGGAGAAACCCTATaaatgcagtgaatgtgggaaaggtTACAGCCAATTTGCCTCCCTGGCTGAACACCAGAGGCTTCATACTGGGGAGCAGCTGTGTAAATGCTTGGAATGTGGAAGAACCTTCACACGCATCTCAACCCTTACTGAACACCAGCGAATTCACATGGACCAGAAACCCTATCAGTGTACTGAGTGTGGGAAAACCTTCAACCAGTATTCTTCCTTCAATGAACATCGTAAAATTCACACCGGGGAAAAGCTTTATAGCTGTGGAGAATGTGGTAAAGCCTTTGGTTGCAAATCCAATCTTTACAGGCaccagagaattcacactggagagaagccctacCAGTGTAATcagtgtgggaaggccttcagcCAGTATTCATTCCTCACTGAGCACGAGAGAATCCATACTGGGGAGAAACTCTACAAGTGTCTGGAGTGCGGGAAGGCCTACAGTTACAGATCAAATCTGTGCAGACACAAAAAAGTTCACAATAAGGAAAAACTCTATAAATGGAAGGAATATGGGAAGCCTTTTATCTATAATTCCTCTCTTACTCAGTATCAGAGATTTCTTAGAGGAGATAAGGCCAGTGAAGTTtaa